A DNA window from Aquarana catesbeiana isolate 2022-GZ linkage group LG01, ASM4218655v1, whole genome shotgun sequence contains the following coding sequences:
- the LOC141124037 gene encoding proteinase-activated receptor 1-like, with translation MFLHEYKKYMNSWWVTKFVPSIYTVVLLVALPLNIMAIIVFLVKVKVKKPAVVYLLNLAAADVLFVSILPFHIVYRFSGNNWLMGEGMCRLVSAAFHSNMRGSILLMTSISVDRFLALVYPVQSLPWRTVRRAWLVCCCIWVISMVSTVPILIRQLTRPFPDLKITTCYDVLDVELVERFYVYYYFPFYISLFYFLPLIITTFCYIGIVRSLRAPSMKGAQKRSRAVLLSVVVLCVFVLCFGPANVIWFMHFLQIYNQASNFLYIVYIISVSVSSVSCCLDPLIYYYASSEWQRHVYSLLGCKREQTPPVGHQRFLLHKGRM, from the coding sequence ATGTTTTTACACGAATATAAGAAGTATATGAACAGCTGGTGGGTGACAAAGTTTGTGCCCTCCATCTATACCGTGGTTCTCCTCGTGGCTCTTCCTCTCAATATAATGGCGATTATCGTGTTCTTGGTGAAGGTGAAGGTGAAGAAGCCGGCAGTGGTGTATCTGCTGAACCTAGCCGCTGCTGATGTTCTCTTTGTTAGTATTCTTCCTTTCCACATTGTGTACCGATTCTCAGGAAATAACTGGCTGATGGGGGAAGGGATGTGCCGATTGGTCTCTGCCGCATTTCACAGTAACATGCGTGGATCCATCCTGCTGATGACGAGTATCAGTGTGGACCGGTTCCTGGCTCTGGTCTACCCGGTCCAGTCCCTTCCCTGGCGCACAGTGAGACGAGCCTGGCTGGTGTGTTGCTGCATCTGGGTGATATCGATGGTCAGCACCGTGCCAATTCTCATAAGACAACTAACCCGACCATTTCCAGACCTGAAGATCACAACTTGTTATGATGTTCTGGATGTTGAACTGGTGGAAAGGTTTTACGTTTACTACTATTTCCCATTTTATATCTCACTTTTCTATTTCTTACCTTTAATTATTACAACCTTCTGTTACATTGGAATCGTCCGCAGTCTCAGAGCACCGAGCATGAAGGGTGCCCAGAAGAGATCCCGAGCCGTCCTCCTGTCTGTGgttgtgttgtgtgtgtttgtCCTCTGCTTTGGCCCAGCCAATGTTATTTGGTTCATGCATTTTCTGCAGATCTATAACCAAGCCAGTAACTTCCTGTACATCGTCTAcatcatcagtgtcagtgtgaGCAGTGTCAGTTGTTGTCTGGATCCTCTGATCTATTACTATGCATCCTCAGAGTGGCAGAGACATGTCTACAGCCTGCTGGGATGTAAGAGAGAACAGACACCACCAGTAGGCCATCAGAGGTTCCTCCTCCACAAAGGCCGGATGTAG